A genomic stretch from Pristiophorus japonicus isolate sPriJap1 chromosome 6, sPriJap1.hap1, whole genome shotgun sequence includes:
- the LOC139266048 gene encoding zinc finger protein 639-like has translation MSENGKRKRRKSLNPSRYSGSDSTVEDDEESSPEHCNSSSDSQDLCMTVRTINSVLKGTNKRQCGIENWSPFNDQESKYNPYHPEQEVSSPSKHQDDTTESSVSDGSERRAKSPCSAILYQHKWPLRKPSCDGLYSCEHCDFNSKYPVELKQHVILRHTDTLPNTCPVCKREFLTYSLLHKHLQAHEAEDPNACQLCSHIAENPKALELHVADVHISEYLYWCEQCNIHFCSTSELHLHLQQHDGDEQYLCQFCEYGTDDAGELHSHVLAEHAYSLMEMNDSSEDGLQGPAGFMSKVSFDRERNFFICQSCGYRSRLYGNVNRHVAIEHARFFPFVCDDCGKGFCNTAEYNKHLNMHSSQEIYLCQYCDYSTEQIANLRSHIDMSHTAALPYKCEMCMLRFASDGELMWHLAKHKQNNELLWYQGYDN, from the exons GGTCTGACTCCACGGTTGAAGATGATGAGGAAAGCAGTCCCGAACACTGTAACAGTTCAAGTGATTCACAAG ACCTTTGCATGACTGTGAGAACAATAAACTCTGTTTTGAAAGGAACTAACAAGAGGCAGTGCGGAATTGAAAACTGGAGCCCTTTTAACGACCAAGAGAGCAAATATAACCCCTACCATCCGGAACAGGAAGTTTCATCCCCCAGCAAACACCAAGACGATACAACGGAAAGTTCAGTTAGTGATGGTTCCGAGAGACGGGCCAAATCCCCTTGCTCAGCCATTCTTTATCAACATAAGTGGCCTCTGCGAAAACCGTCTTGCGATGGACTCTACAGCTGCGAGCACTGTGACTTCAACAGCAAGTACCCGGTGGAGCTGAAGCAGCATGTTATTCTCAGGCACACAGACACTCTGCCCAACACCTGCCCAGTCTGCAAGCGTGAATTTCTAACGTACAGTCTGCTCCACAAGCACTTGCAGGCACACGAGGCAGAAGATCCAAATGCCTGCCAGTTGTGCAGCCACATTGCTGAAAACCCCAAGGCGCTCGAGTTGCACGTGGCGGATGTCCACATCAGCGAGTATCTGTACTGGTGCGAGCAGTGCAACATTCACTTCTGCAGCACCAGCGAGCTCCATCTTCACTTGCAGCAGCATGATGGCGATGAGCAGTACCTCTGCCAGTTCTGTGAGTACGGCACAGATGATGCTGGCGAGCTGCACAGCCATGTCCTTGCTGAGCATGCGTACAGTCTCATGGAGATGAACGACTCTTCCGAGGATGGACTTCAGGGACCAGCGGGCTTCATGAGTAAAGTGAGCTTTGACCGGGAGAGaaatttctttatatgtcagtcgtgTGGCTACAGAAGCCGGCTGTATGGCAACGTCAACCGGCATGTGGCAATTGAGCATGCCCGGTTCTTTCCGTTTGTGTGCGACGATTGCGGGAAGGGCTTTTGCAACACGGCCGAATACAACAAACACTTGAACATGCACTCATCTCAGGAGATCTACTTGTGTCAGTACTGTGATTATTCCACTGAGCAGATTGCAAACCTCCGATCCCACATAGACATGAGCCACACGGCAGCGCTGCCCTACAAATGCGAGATGTGCATGTTGAGGTTTGCAAGCGACGGTGAGCTCATGTGGCATCTTGCTAAACACAAACAGAACAACGAGCTGCTGTGGTATCAGGGATATGATAATTAA